The Raphanus sativus cultivar WK10039 chromosome 2, ASM80110v3, whole genome shotgun sequence DNA segment TGAGGTCAAAAGTCTAAGATTCATTATAATCAAAAGTAATTGCAGGTGATATAATGTGTCTTACAGAGACGGCAACTCTAGAACCCTTGTACCAAGCTCTGTTCTCTTTCCTGTTCTCCAAAAAGCTTAAAACAATCTGCCATGCCCAAAAGCAGAATCAGATCTCTAACAccgcaaaacaaaacaaaactcattCGAGACTGTTGGAATAATTACCTGTCCCATACGATCCCAATATCCTCGAGACAATGCGATGAAGACATTCGTTTCACAAACTGAATGAAGATGATTCACTGTGTTGGTGAGCTGCTCCTTCAGGTTTTGCATTTTGCTTCTGATGTCCGATTCTCCAACACTTTCTTTAGAGTCCTGAAGAATCTTCTTCAACATTGTCGCCTTTTGTAGCTTgctctaaaaaaaataaaataaccgaTTATACCACATGCATTTATGCATTTAGTACAAAACATGGACTTACATTTTCTACGAGTTTTTCGACCACAGCCTGAAGGTAATTTCGAAACTTGGCTCTGAGCATCACTGTCACCTCAGAAAGACGATCGCCAGGAGCTGCGTTCCCAACATCAGGAATGCATGAAGACCATGCTTTAAACTGAGCCTCTATCTTAGGCCTTATGACATCAAGCATTCTCTTCATAGAGTTTAGTAGAATGCCCAGCTGCACCAGCAGATAACGAAACTTCTCAGCAAAACAAATCTTCCTTTGATAATacttaatagaaaaaaaaaagtgtaggAACGTTATGCTCACCTCATCCGGGACCGTATATGCAATCACATTTCTTTTGGTCAGCTTCTGAACATACTTGAAGCTTAACTTTTTTGGAGCCAAGTTTTCTTTGAGAGGTGATAATACATCTGCATACTGCTTCTCCAGAGCTTCCACAATTGCTTTTTCAACATCAGCAATGGCCTAAAAGAAACACAGTTTATGTCATTCTATTGACTCCTCCTATTTCTAAAGATAGAAAACATAATTGCCAATCCCTGATTCCGAAAATCCCGTAAGTCCAAACTCGCACCAATATTGTAACATGCAATGGAATACACAAGAAAATATTTCCACCGTTGCAAATCAAGGAACAGCTAAACTTACACTCTCCAAAACGAAGATATATTCCGGCCATCTAGAAATGATGACTTGATAGTCTTGAATGGTCTCGTTCAGCCTGGTGTACATTTCATCAACAAATGGGGTCGTTGAATGTTGTGTCCTGACTCCAGACCATTTTACCTGATTGATTGACGGATTTGTAACGAAACATAAAAGTCAGTTTCTTAACAATACTGTATGTCATAAGCTGAAAAGAATGAAAGTAGATAAAAGTATGGATCCACTTATATTATATAAGAATCCAGAACAACACCCACATCCAACTATTcacataaatatatatctatttgtGTCTTTTCCTACTGTAGTTTTGTGTCAAGCCTCAGATTTTTGTACTTATTAATGTGATCGCATATCTAGGAAAAAAAGACTTTGCATCTCCACATTTTaatttagaataaaagaaaCCACACAGAGAATCCATTTATACCTTATCAAGTTTGCATGACTCAAGCAATGAAAGACGTCTATCTTGAATCCAAATCATAATATATAGGTGGAACAACTCTTTTGCATCAACACCGCCTTGGATAGGACTGTAAAATGAAACATGATACCAGTCAATAacaattgataacaaaaaaaatcaaataatctAAAGGACATACCTTATGTTCCAGCTGGAAAGATCACGTTGAAAGTCTGCAGTTGCAATCACAAGCTCTGCAACTGCTGGTGAAGGACCAGATGGAGGACATGCAACAAGAAATGCTCGAAGTCTGCTACAAAGATCAGTACTATATATGGAGGCTGACAGGTTGGGAAGGTCAAGAAAGCTGCATAAaacaatataacaaatattGGGCAATCAGGAAGATGCTATGAGGCCCTTAGGTGCAGTACACATCTAAACATGTCAATCACATAAACCTTTATACTATAGGGGGTACAACAGTGGCTCAAGTATGAAAAATAACACATGAAGGCAATAGTATTGATGATGCCAGCTAGGTTTAACCTCAGACTGATAAAGAATCTAAGGGGAGGAAAACAACCTTCAATCAAATCTCTAGAAAAGCTTGACCCATAGTTAATATATTGACAAGTCTGTCTACTGTACGATGAAAAAATTGCCAGTTTGGCACTTCGAAACTGAAGAGCTTGTGAACAAGTAGCAAGTAACAGTATTTACTACAGTTGACTAGGCAGTAACCGTATTTACTACAGTTTACAAGGGTTGGTTAGCAAAGAATATTTTGGAAACAGTATCgttcaattttcttttatacTAGCAAATATTCGTAATAGTTGAATAGAAGACTAGCTGAACATCATTTGTTTTCAGTTGCATAATAACCTGGGAAGTATATCTTGATTTTGGATCTCCATATCAGTAAAAATCTCATTCTTAACATTCTTGCACACCGTAGTCATTTTCTGGTAAGCAGCCGACATTGCAGAAGGGTCCCAAATATTGGGATCACTGTTGTTGGAAACAAACTCATCAGTATCACCCATATGCCTTCTAGACCTCTTCTTTGCTGCTGCCTATAAAAAGTATTGATGAATAGATGAGAAACAACAACCAAGAGTATAAGGTAGGGAAATTGAGAGGTTTTATGCTATACCTGGAAGTAATGACAAAGATTAGTCTGATCCTCGGGAGACAATATATCATGCAGAAGCATGTACAATTTAACAGCAGGAGTGAGTGCTGGCGCTGGAACTCCTGTTGCAGAACTGACTACATCATTCATTCCAGAAAATGAGGACTCGTCAAGAGATTTGTAGTTCTCGAAGACCAGCTTTAGAATCTGCTCAATTTGGTCCTTGATTTCATTTAGGATCCGATTCTGTTGAaagcaaaaaccaaaaaaaaaaatggagattCAGAAGCAGAAAGCCCAGGTGTATGATAAGACTATTATGCTTCCAGAAGAACAAAAAATCAACAGCAAATGGGAATACTTTAGTAATACTAGTATGACGTATTGCTTGATGCTTAAAATTGCTACATGAGCAACTACGTGAAGTCTAACTCGTTCATTCACCATTGCGTGCACACCTATGAATACAATCTTTAGATCTGAATCCTATTCATGGCTAAACTGAGACAAGATTGACACAAAAAcagaaaacttaaaagaaaaaataatagatgATTGCCGATCTACCTCTTGATGACTCAAGGCGCTCTTGCCATTTCCTTTCATGATGACAGGTGTTAGAAGGTCATGCACCAAATGGAGACAGTCAGAAGTGGGGGTAGCGACATCCATCACATACGACAAGTATCTTAAACCAACAAAACAAGTAAGATAGAGAAAATGACATCAAAGCATACACTTCAaatgacaagaaataaaaataaagtgagTGTGGTATACCTAAGTTTGGTGTAGACATCTGAAATCCCATAGTAGGAGGCAAATTCTTCTAAAAGCCACTTCCATGAGCCATATAACAACAAGTTTCTTTGCTGAAACCGCTGCATTTTCAAGGCAACTTCCAGGACTAGGTCATATGCCACTGTTTCGGCAACAGAACCACACTAAAGAAAGATAGGATTTTCAATTAGTTAACATAGAGAGGATCTGAATGTACGTGCATGAGCTCTTAGACAACCATAAAGCGCCCATCTTTTAATGAAATTGCAGTGAAAAGTCTAAAATCAAtaacaattataaaattaaatcttcATGGCTAAAATCATCTAGGTACTATCAACAAGATAAAAAGTGCTCAAGGAAATCGACTACTAAGTGTCT contains these protein-coding regions:
- the LOC108843154 gene encoding uncharacterized protein LOC108843154, whose translation is MISTERLKSPPAPKVLNSNVSASAPVPDATASEDDMSVNSDDVSLDSSPENSRVSSGGVGRSYGRDSSCYTYSEVSSSRDTLVVAAARGPTEQPRYDTDTEEDESTDSASSSRFSPPPPPAGRNVGGVSRAETHLPITDGGAAVEKELDDKFSSEEVSDIPSAPPFSGAAEESEEIKPVTSSVQASEAITEDCVESKKTGHFTRTSAASESFGPSDQHPARLPTFHASARGPWHAVVSYDACVRLCLNAWAKGCMEAPMFLENECALLREAFGLKQLLLQSEEEMLVKQSSQATHEGVAPKPKKNIGKMRVQVRRVKTSVDAPTGCSISSLKPSLIKFEKIRVQFSNISTRISSGWRALRKIHVRVPANGSSLSRQSLGYVHASTQYLKQVSGLLKVGVTSLRNSSTSYDLVQETYSCRLRLKSLSEDDAIMMQPGSGEGHVFFPDSHGDDLIVEILDSNGKEFGRVLVQLAYFSEDSAEKLRWWSVFREPEHQLVGKLQLYINYSASFDDNSHLKCGSVAETVAYDLVLEVALKMQRFQQRNLLLYGSWKWLLEEFASYYGISDVYTKLRYLSYVMDVATPTSDCLHLVHDLLTPVIMKGNGKSALSHQENRILNEIKDQIEQILKLVFENYKSLDESSFSGMNDVVSSATGVPAPALTPAVKLYMLLHDILSPEDQTNLCHYFQAAAKKRSRRHMGDTDEFVSNNSDPNIWDPSAMSAAYQKMTTVCKNVKNEIFTDMEIQNQDILPSFLDLPNLSASIYSTDLCSRLRAFLVACPPSGPSPAVAELVIATADFQRDLSSWNISPIQGGVDAKELFHLYIMIWIQDRRLSLLESCKLDKVKWSGVRTQHSTTPFVDEMYTRLNETIQDYQVIISRWPEYIFVLESAIADVEKAIVEALEKQYADVLSPLKENLAPKKLSFKYVQKLTKRNVIAYTVPDELGILLNSMKRMLDVIRPKIEAQFKAWSSCIPDVGNAAPGDRLSEVTVMLRAKFRNYLQAVVEKLVENSKLQKATMLKKILQDSKESVGESDIRSKMQNLKEQLTNTVNHLHSVCETNVFIALSRGYWDRMGQIVLSFLENRKENRAWYKGSRVAVSILDDTFAAQMQQLLGNSLREQDLEPPRSIVEVRSILCKDNAVNKSKSFYY